A window of Nomascus leucogenys isolate Asia chromosome X, Asia_NLE_v1, whole genome shotgun sequence contains these coding sequences:
- the EIF1AX gene encoding eukaryotic translation initiation factor 1A, X-chromosomal yields the protein MPKNKGKGGKNRRRGKNENESEKRELVFKEDGQEYAQVIKMLGNGRLEAMCFDGVKRLCHIRGKLRKKVWINTSDIILVGLRDYQDNKADVILKYNADEARSLKAYGELPEHAKINETDTFGPGDDDEIQFDDIGDDDEDIDDI from the exons ATGCCCAAGAATAAAG gtaAAGGAGGTAAAAATAGACGCAGAGGTAAGAATGAGAATGAATCTGAAAAAAGAGAACTGGTATTCAAAGAGGATGGTCAGG AGTATGCTCAGGTAATCAAAATGTTGGGAAATGGACGGCTAGAAGCAATGTGTTTCGATGGTGTAAAGAGGTTATGTCACATCAGaggaaaattgagaaaaaag GTTTGGATAAATACCTCGGACATTATATTGGTTGGTCTCCGAGACTACCAG GATAACAAAGCTGAcgtaattttaaaatacaatgcaGATGAAGCTAGAAGTCTGAAGGCATACGGCGAGCTTCCAGAGCATG ctaaaatcaatgaaactgataCATTTGGTCCTGGAGATGATGATGAAATTCAGTTTGATGACATtggagatgatgatgaagatatTGATGAT